The following are from one region of the Takifugu rubripes chromosome 12, fTakRub1.2, whole genome shotgun sequence genome:
- the asns gene encoding asparagine synthetase [glutamine-hydrolyzing], with the protein MCGIWAVFGSNGCLSGHLVNAMKVAHRGPDAFRIENINGFTNCCFGFHRLAIMDQLHGMQPLRIMQFPYLWLCYNGEIYNHLLLRKQFGFDHQTEMDGEILLHLYDRFGAKKMASLLDGVFAFILLDTANKRVCVGRDTFGVRPLFRCLTDDGFLGVCSEAKGLTKLSSLEASASVAPFPPGHVEVFDLKPDGKVESIQMEAFHLCTQEPAHAAYDSVPALPSGFDEETVKSNIRILFENAVRKRLMAQRRIACLLSGGLDSSLVSATLMKLAKEEKLQYPLQTFSIGSEDSPDLLAARKVAAHIGSEHHEMNFSIQEGIQAVKDVIYHLETYDITTIRASVPMFLISKYIREKSDSVVIFSGEGSDELTQGYIYFHKAPDPAAAAAESVRLMEELYMFDVLRSDRTTAAHGLELRVPFLDHRFTAYYLSLPEAMRVPKNGVEKFLLRDSFSGLNLLPDGILWRRKEAFSDGLTSLKKSWYTWLQEHVESLVSDDQLEKARHTYPHNPPPTKEAYYFRQIFEEFFPNQAKWLPHYWMPKWLKATDPSARTLPFYEPEKVE; encoded by the exons ATGTGTGGTATCTGGGCCGTGTTTGGCAGCAACGGGTGCCTGTCGGGTCACCTCGTCAACGCCATGAAGGTGGCCCACCGAGGCCCCGACGCCTTCCGCATCGAGAACATCAACGGCTTCACCAACTGCTGCTTCGGCTTCCATCGCTTGGCCATCATGGACCAGCTGCACGGCATGCAGCCGCTGCGCATCATGCAGTTCCCCTACCTGTGGCTCTGCTACAACGGGGAGATCTACAACCACCTCTTG CTGAGGAAGCAGTTTGGGTTTGACCACCAGACCGAGATGGACGGAGAGATCCTGCTCCATCTGTACGATCGCTTCGGCGCCAAGAAGATGGCGTCCCTCCTGGACGGCGTCTTTGCCTTTATTCTGCTGGACACCGCCAACAAGAGGGTCTGTGTGGGCAGGGACACCTTCGGAGTGCGGCCTTTGTTCAGATGCCTGACGGACGACGGGTTCCTTGGCGTCTGCTCCGAGGCCAAAG GTCTGACGAAACTGAGCTCCTTGGAGGCTTCCGCCAGCGTCGCCCCCTTCCCCCCGGGCCACGTCGAGGTCTTCGATTTGAAGCCGGACGGCAAAGTCGAGTCGATCCAGATGGAAGCGTTTCACCTCTGCACGCAGGAGCCGGCTCACGCCGCCTACGACAGCGTCCCCGCGCTGCCTTCAG GTTTCGACGAGGAAACGGTGAAATCCAACATCAGAATTCTGTTTGAGAACGCCGTCAGGAAACGGCTCATGGCCCAGAGGCGGATCGCCTGCCTCCTGTCAG GCGGTCTGGACTCCAGCCTGGTTTCTGCCACCCTCATGAAGCTGGccaaagaggagaagctgcagtaCCCTCTCCAGACCTTCTCCATCGGCTCGGAGGACAGCCCCGACCTGTTGGCGGCCCGAAAG GTGGCGGCTCACATCGGCAGCGAGCACCACGAGATGAACTTCAGCATCCAGGAAGGAATCCAGGCGGTCAAGGACGTCATCTATCACCTGGAGACCTatgacatcaccaccatccGCGCCTCTGTCC CCATGTTCCTGATATCGAAGTACATCAGGGAGAAGTCGGACAGCGTGGTGATCTTCTCTGGGGAGGGTTCTGACGAGCTCACGCAGGGCTACATCTACTTCCACAAG gctCCCGATCctgcggcggcagcggcagaaAGCGTCCGGCTGATGGAGGAACTTTACATGTTCGACGTCCTCCGGAGTGATCGCACCACTGCTGCACACGG GCTGGAGCTCAGAGTTCCTTTCCTTGACCACAGGTTTACAGCGTACTACCTGTCCCTGCCCGAGGCCATGAGGGTTCCAAAG AACGGAGTGGAGAAGTTCCTTCTGAGGGACTCCTTCTCAGGTCTCAACTTGCTCCCAGACGGGATCCTGTGGAGGCGCAAAGAGGCCTTCAGCGATGGTTTGACATCGCTGAAGAAGTCGTGGTACACCTGGCTGCAGGAGCATGTGGAGTCGCTG GTGAGCGATGACCAGTTGGAGAAGGCTAGGCACACGTACCCCcacaaccccccacccaccaaagAGGCGTACTACTTCAGGCAGATCTTTGAGGAGTTCTTCCCAAACCAGGCTAAATGGCTTCCTCATTACTGGATGCCAAAGTGGCTAAAGGCCACGGACCCCTCAGCTCGGACCCTCCCTTTCTATGAGCCAGAGAAAGTAGAATGA